A section of the Amycolatopsis sp. AA4 genome encodes:
- a CDS encoding IniB N-terminal domain-containing protein gives MDSVQTLHDFTLSLLQDPSALAAFGQDPQAALAAAGLGDISAADVNEVAPLVLDYVPVDHLASLGQLPQAGDLTTALGDGPQGAIEQLQALTASLGVSAGGGAAGGASASAGTPGLPGLGELPSVPGVGELPGLGELPGAGALPGVGELPGAGELPGVGDLPGIGELPGVGDVAGASALPAVGELPGRGDLPSLPGVGELPGLGELPGAGALPGVGDLPGVGELPGAGALPGVGELPGAGALPGVGELPGLGELPGVGDVASAVPALPAAGELPSVPAGPGLPAVPGLSSAPGLGDVQNAAASVTALVQNPTSALSLGNDLASGLDSNAVAQASGQAATAADGAVSQVQHVGGELAAASPVSLGDLPVANSAGQVAGHATEAGGGIAGHVSDTVGTVTENVGSLSNTLSANGLNHAVNGVTQQAHSLVSHGDAERSDAATETHTGTDAGVGMVHDTVSSVSDLGHQGLGLDLHAGAETSHGGGELHLSL, from the coding sequence ATGGATTCGGTGCAGACTCTGCACGACTTCACGCTCAGCTTGCTCCAAGACCCGTCCGCGCTCGCCGCTTTCGGCCAGGACCCGCAGGCCGCGCTGGCCGCTGCTGGGCTGGGCGACATCAGCGCCGCCGATGTGAACGAGGTCGCCCCGCTGGTGCTCGACTACGTGCCGGTGGACCACCTGGCCTCGCTCGGCCAGCTGCCCCAGGCGGGCGACTTGACCACTGCGCTCGGCGACGGCCCGCAGGGCGCGATCGAGCAGCTGCAGGCGCTGACCGCTTCGCTCGGCGTTTCGGCTGGCGGCGGGGCGGCTGGCGGCGCGTCGGCGTCCGCGGGCACGCCCGGGCTTCCGGGTCTCGGCGAGCTGCCGTCGGTGCCGGGCGTGGGCGAGCTGCCCGGCCTCGGCGAGCTGCCGGGTGCCGGTGCGTTGCCGGGCGTCGGCGAGCTGCCGGGCGCGGGTGAGTTGCCGGGCGTCGGCGACCTGCCTGGTATCGGCGAACTGCCCGGCGTCGGCGACGTGGCTGGTGCTTCGGCGCTGCCCGCGGTTGGCGAGCTTCCGGGCCGTGGTGACCTGCCGTCGCTGCCGGGTGTGGGCGAGCTGCCCGGGCTCGGCGAACTGCCGGGTGCCGGTGCGCTTCCGGGTGTCGGCGATCTGCCCGGCGTCGGTGAGCTGCCGGGTGCAGGTGCGTTGCCGGGCGTCGGCGAGCTGCCGGGCGCGGGTGCGCTGCCGGGTGTCGGTGAACTGCCGGGTCTCGGCGAGCTGCCCGGCGTCGGCGACGTCGCCAGTGCCGTTCCGGCGCTGCCCGCGGCTGGCGAGCTGCCGTCGGTTCCGGCGGGGCCGGGTCTTCCGGCCGTCCCGGGGCTGTCCTCGGCGCCGGGGCTCGGCGACGTGCAGAACGCTGCCGCGTCCGTCACCGCGCTGGTGCAGAACCCGACCAGCGCGCTCTCCCTCGGCAACGACCTGGCCAGCGGGCTGGACTCCAACGCCGTCGCGCAGGCGAGCGGCCAGGCGGCCACCGCGGCTGACGGTGCGGTCTCGCAGGTGCAGCACGTCGGCGGCGAGCTCGCCGCGGCTTCGCCGGTCAGCCTCGGCGACCTGCCGGTCGCGAACTCCGCCGGACAGGTCGCTGGCCACGCGACTGAGGCTGGCGGCGGGATCGCCGGGCACGTCAGCGACACTGTGGGGACCGTCACCGAGAACGTCGGCAGCCTGAGCAACACGCTCAGCGCCAACGGGCTGAACCACGCGGTGAACGGCGTGACCCAGCAGGCGCACTCGCTCGTTTCGCACGGCGACGCCGAGCGTTCCGACGCCGCGACCGAGACGCACACCGGGACCGACGCGGGCGTCGGCATGGTGCACGACACCGTCTCGTCGGTTTCCGACCTCGGGCACCAGGGCCTCGGCCTTGACCTGCACGCCGGTGCGGAAACCTCGCACGGCGGCGGTGAGCTGCACCTTTCCCTCTGA
- a CDS encoding dynamin family protein: protein MTAPAWLEVLAETADACRTHGREDLAQRLRRRQDRPPGGTRVAVLGFPKQGKGYLVNAVLNAPVCPVGDAATPAVPIEVAYAAEPGATLVGRAEERIPVEIEKLTGEVGARPAGSLRRVEVGVPRDLLSAGLVLIDTPAIGDPRSPRTAAALDVLADADAVILVSDAAAPLDQAELALAHHIRTWCPHVVVALTKIDVSPGWRTVAEQNRTALSAAGIDSPVLPVSATVRFAAAKGGDQDLNARSGFPELLSWIATQVSRPAESTAALLAAVSVRAAAAELVETLRARAEAAGQEAGVDQTTLLQRSQRRADELRRRNSRWQNLLADEIADLQSDAEYDLRERTRKIVETIDETFDRGDPVKVWDEFGPWLDSTLAEAVETTYTFAAERAEWIAQAVAVSFGAQYDLPDLALTDSGADRIAEVRQPRIERFKIGQKAFTGLRGSYGGVLMFGLVTGLAGLPLINPVSIGAGVAFAAKTISDEGGMRLQRRQAVAKMTAQRHVDDVFLRFSKECRDAIRHVQRRLRDHFTELADGLADELTREREMIIAGSAERERRSAALRREIDRLAGLHKRAGELGMLANRAPKELSA from the coding sequence GTGACGGCTCCAGCTTGGCTCGAAGTGCTCGCCGAGACCGCGGATGCCTGCCGGACGCACGGCCGCGAAGACCTGGCGCAACGCCTTCGCCGGCGTCAGGACCGGCCGCCGGGAGGCACGCGGGTCGCGGTGCTCGGATTTCCCAAGCAAGGCAAGGGCTACCTGGTCAACGCGGTGCTCAACGCGCCGGTCTGCCCGGTCGGCGACGCGGCGACCCCCGCGGTGCCGATCGAGGTCGCGTACGCGGCCGAACCCGGCGCGACGCTCGTCGGACGCGCCGAAGAACGCATCCCGGTCGAGATCGAGAAGCTGACCGGCGAGGTCGGCGCCCGGCCGGCCGGGTCCCTGCGGCGGGTCGAGGTCGGGGTGCCGCGCGATTTGCTGTCCGCGGGCTTGGTGCTCATCGACACCCCGGCGATCGGCGACCCGAGATCGCCTCGCACCGCTGCCGCTCTGGACGTTCTCGCGGACGCGGACGCGGTCATTCTCGTTTCCGACGCCGCCGCTCCGCTGGATCAGGCCGAACTGGCGTTGGCGCACCACATCCGGACCTGGTGCCCGCACGTGGTAGTCGCACTGACCAAGATCGATGTCAGCCCCGGATGGCGCACGGTTGCCGAACAGAACCGCACCGCGTTGTCGGCAGCGGGGATCGATTCGCCGGTGCTGCCCGTGTCGGCGACGGTTCGGTTCGCCGCGGCCAAGGGCGGTGACCAAGACCTCAACGCGCGGTCCGGGTTCCCGGAGCTGCTTTCCTGGATCGCGACGCAGGTGTCGCGGCCCGCGGAGAGCACGGCTGCTTTGCTCGCGGCGGTGAGTGTGCGCGCTGCGGCGGCCGAGCTGGTCGAGACGTTGCGGGCGCGCGCCGAGGCGGCGGGACAGGAAGCGGGCGTTGATCAGACGACGCTGCTGCAACGTTCGCAGCGCCGCGCTGACGAGTTGCGCCGACGCAACAGCCGCTGGCAGAACCTGCTGGCGGACGAGATCGCTGACCTCCAGTCCGACGCGGAGTACGACCTGCGCGAACGCACCCGGAAGATCGTCGAGACGATTGACGAGACCTTCGACCGCGGGGACCCGGTGAAGGTGTGGGACGAGTTCGGGCCGTGGCTGGACAGCACGCTCGCGGAAGCGGTCGAGACGACCTACACCTTCGCGGCCGAGCGCGCGGAGTGGATCGCGCAGGCGGTGGCGGTGAGCTTCGGCGCGCAGTACGACCTGCCGGACCTGGCGTTGACCGACTCCGGCGCGGACCGGATCGCCGAGGTGCGGCAGCCGCGGATCGAACGGTTCAAGATCGGGCAGAAAGCGTTCACCGGGCTGCGCGGTTCGTATGGCGGCGTGCTGATGTTCGGCCTCGTGACCGGCTTGGCGGGGCTGCCGTTGATCAACCCGGTGTCGATCGGCGCGGGGGTCGCGTTCGCGGCGAAGACGATCAGCGACGAGGGCGGCATGCGGCTGCAACGCCGGCAGGCGGTGGCGAAGATGACCGCGCAACGGCACGTCGACGACGTGTTCCTGCGGTTCAGCAAGGAATGCCGCGACGCGATCCGCCACGTGCAGCGACGGTTGCGGGACCACTTCACCGAACTCGCGGACGGTCTTGCCGACGAGCTGACGCGGGAGCGCGAGATGATCATCGCCGGATCGGCCGAGCGGGAGCGGCGCAGCGCGGCGCTGCGGCGGGAGATCGACCGGCTCGCGGGATTGCACAAGCGGGCCGGGGAGTTGGGGATGCTGGCCAACCGGGCCCCTAAGGAGTTGTCTGCGTGA
- a CDS encoding GTPase: MVEDVRALLADASAYYRDSPRASALLGEALDHLDEPLRVGIGGAAGTGKSTLTAALGDWPTRALRDLEFLDAPHPSTLTDASVQLLRHLEPDHLATLRPTAPSAFARQTAVDTILVLARADETGAGRIDALLTAKQIARRAWREDPLCSGFQGVIAVAAQLAYGARAFTDDEFELLAAFAAVPREELERYLLSVDTFTDPAFPGPVSVETRRSLVVRFGLFGVKLALTLIRTGCDDRVKLSAELVRRSGLGELRDTIAGCFAARADALRARTALIRLETVLNAEPRPHSDRLAARVERFSASAHDFRELRLIADIRGGRTALAGESAEEAVRLLGAEGTASEERLGLAEGTDPREMYEAGLDAVMRWRHEAERPDRALADRAAAQVVVRSAEGLLAQFV, encoded by the coding sequence GTGGTTGAGGACGTTCGGGCGCTTCTGGCGGATGCTTCTGCGTACTACCGCGACAGCCCGAGGGCTTCGGCGTTGCTGGGGGAAGCGCTTGACCATCTCGACGAGCCGCTCCGGGTGGGCATCGGAGGGGCTGCGGGCACGGGGAAATCGACGTTGACCGCCGCGTTGGGGGACTGGCCGACGCGGGCGTTGCGCGATCTGGAGTTTCTCGACGCGCCGCACCCGTCGACGCTCACCGACGCCTCCGTACAGCTGCTACGTCACCTTGAACCCGACCACTTGGCGACGTTGCGTCCGACAGCGCCTTCGGCGTTCGCGCGACAGACGGCCGTCGACACGATCCTTGTGCTGGCGCGCGCGGACGAGACCGGCGCTGGGCGAATCGACGCACTGCTTACCGCGAAGCAGATAGCGCGGCGCGCGTGGCGCGAAGACCCGCTGTGCAGCGGATTCCAAGGCGTGATCGCGGTGGCGGCGCAGCTTGCGTACGGGGCGCGCGCGTTCACTGATGACGAGTTCGAACTTCTCGCGGCCTTCGCGGCTGTACCGCGTGAGGAGTTGGAGCGGTATCTGCTGTCGGTCGACACCTTTACTGATCCAGCGTTTCCGGGACCAGTGTCGGTCGAGACGCGACGGTCGTTGGTAGTGCGCTTCGGGTTGTTCGGAGTGAAGCTGGCACTCACGTTGATCCGTACGGGCTGTGACGACCGCGTGAAGCTGTCGGCGGAACTGGTGCGGCGTAGCGGTCTTGGCGAGCTTCGCGACACTATCGCGGGTTGTTTCGCCGCGCGTGCGGACGCGTTGCGTGCGCGGACGGCGTTGATTCGGTTGGAGACCGTGCTGAACGCGGAGCCGCGACCGCACAGTGATCGGCTTGCGGCGCGGGTCGAGCGGTTTTCGGCCAGTGCGCACGACTTCCGTGAGTTGCGGTTGATCGCGGACATTCGCGGCGGGCGGACGGCGTTGGCGGGGGAGTCCGCGGAGGAGGCCGTGCGGTTGCTGGGCGCGGAGGGGACCGCGTCGGAGGAGCGGCTGGGGCTCGCGGAGGGTACGGATCCGCGCGAGATGTACGAAGCCGGGCTCGACGCGGTGATGCGGTGGCGGCACGAGGCGGAGCGGCCGGACCGCGCGTTGGCGGACCGGGCCGCGGCGCAGGTTGTGGTGCGCAGTGCGGAAGGGTTGCTGGCGCAGTTCGTGTGA
- a CDS encoding pyridoxamine 5'-phosphate oxidase family protein produces MTPDESLRQFWTERRLASLTTVRPNGTPHVVAVGVTVDFEQGIARVIASGTSYKARLIRAAGDAGLAAAVCQFEGRTWSTMEGRIRLLDDAASVRDAEERYAQRYRQPRENPQRVVLELTIGRVLGNA; encoded by the coding sequence ATGACACCCGACGAGAGCCTCCGCCAGTTCTGGACCGAACGACGGCTCGCGTCGCTCACGACGGTCCGGCCCAACGGGACGCCGCACGTGGTCGCGGTGGGCGTGACGGTCGACTTCGAGCAGGGCATCGCCCGCGTGATCGCCTCCGGGACCTCGTACAAGGCGCGCCTTATCCGCGCCGCTGGAGACGCTGGGCTGGCTGCCGCGGTGTGCCAGTTCGAGGGCCGGACTTGGTCCACGATGGAAGGCCGGATCCGTCTCCTCGACGATGCCGCTTCAGTCCGCGACGCCGAGGAGCGTTACGCCCAGCGGTACCGGCAGCCGCGGGAAAACCCGCAGCGAGTGGTCTTGGAACTCACCATCGGACGGGTGCTGGGCAACGCCTGA
- a CDS encoding ABC transporter substrate-binding protein gives MSALRSRAWQAAVLGGLLAFATACGGGPDGAGGGQPQKPSAVPDNTALLGSIKADPQLAGALPPAVAQAKTLRLASNIQSAPNNFYAADGKTPIGYEVDLAKAVGAKLGVTVAYQDLAFGSLITSLQSGRVDLTMAAMNDTKERQQQIDFVDYFSSGITIMIRKGNPDGITGPDTLCGKNVAVVQGTSHQKFATAQSAKCTQAGKPAITVTATDSDNQNQNQLRTGRVAAILNDLPSAVYISRTAGDGKFFEVVPGQPIEGGPYGMGFAKNNSKLRDAVKQALQSLVADGTYGKILQSWGVEQGAIKEAAVNGGS, from the coding sequence ATGTCGGCGCTTCGTTCCCGTGCCTGGCAGGCCGCTGTGCTCGGCGGTCTGCTCGCGTTCGCTACTGCCTGTGGAGGGGGTCCCGACGGGGCCGGCGGCGGGCAGCCGCAGAAGCCGAGCGCTGTTCCGGACAACACCGCGTTGCTCGGGTCGATCAAGGCCGACCCGCAGCTCGCCGGAGCGTTGCCGCCGGCGGTGGCGCAGGCCAAGACATTGCGGCTGGCGTCCAACATCCAGTCGGCGCCGAACAACTTCTACGCCGCGGACGGCAAGACGCCGATCGGCTACGAGGTCGATCTCGCCAAGGCCGTCGGGGCGAAGCTCGGGGTGACCGTCGCCTACCAGGACCTGGCGTTCGGTTCGCTGATCACGAGCCTGCAGTCCGGCCGCGTCGACCTGACCATGGCCGCGATGAACGACACCAAGGAACGCCAGCAGCAGATCGACTTCGTCGACTACTTCTCGTCCGGCATCACGATCATGATCCGCAAGGGCAACCCGGACGGCATCACCGGGCCGGACACGTTGTGCGGCAAGAACGTGGCGGTCGTGCAGGGCACCAGCCACCAGAAGTTCGCCACCGCGCAGAGCGCGAAATGCACCCAGGCGGGCAAGCCGGCGATCACGGTCACCGCGACCGACAGCGACAACCAGAACCAGAATCAGCTGCGGACCGGTCGCGTCGCGGCGATTCTCAACGACCTGCCGAGCGCGGTCTACATTTCGCGCACCGCGGGCGACGGCAAGTTCTTCGAGGTCGTGCCCGGCCAGCCGATCGAGGGCGGGCCGTACGGGATGGGCTTCGCGAAGAACAACTCGAAGCTGCGCGACGCCGTCAAACAAGCGTTGCAGTCGCTCGTCGCGGACGGGACGTACGGCAAGATCCTGCAGTCCTGGGGCGTCGAGCAGGGCGCGATCAAGGAGGCGGCCGTCAATGGCGGAAGCTGA
- a CDS encoding amino acid ABC transporter permease yields the protein MAEAEPLPIVRLRHWGRWVSAAVIVALLVLLGFALAQAQIEWGSVPDFVFYRVMALGLLNTVVLAVIAQAIAIVLGVLIALLRLSANPVAKWFAAAYIWLFRGLPVLLQILIWYNLALIFPTVSIPLPFCGYLVHEPTNVLISAFTAALLGLALNESAYMAEIVRAGLTSVDAGQTEAAKSIGMTPGATLRRVVLPQAMRVIIPPTGNDFINMLKGTSMASVIGVTELIHAANNISSNNLLVMETLIAAAIWYMVVVTVAGIGQHYLERSFGAADRSPVARVGKAFKGMPLVRGARV from the coding sequence ATGGCGGAAGCTGAACCGCTGCCGATCGTCCGGCTGCGGCACTGGGGACGCTGGGTCAGCGCGGCGGTGATCGTCGCCCTGCTGGTGCTGCTGGGTTTCGCGCTCGCGCAGGCGCAGATCGAGTGGGGTTCGGTACCGGACTTCGTCTTCTACCGCGTGATGGCGCTCGGGCTGCTCAACACCGTCGTGCTGGCGGTGATCGCGCAGGCGATCGCGATCGTGCTCGGCGTCCTGATCGCGTTGCTGCGGCTGAGCGCCAACCCGGTCGCGAAGTGGTTCGCGGCGGCCTACATCTGGCTGTTCCGCGGGCTTCCGGTGCTGCTGCAGATCCTGATTTGGTACAACCTGGCGCTGATCTTCCCGACCGTCTCGATCCCGCTGCCCTTCTGCGGCTATCTCGTCCACGAGCCGACGAACGTGCTGATCAGCGCGTTCACCGCGGCATTGCTCGGGCTGGCGCTGAACGAGAGCGCGTACATGGCGGAGATCGTTCGTGCCGGGCTGACCAGCGTCGACGCAGGGCAGACCGAGGCGGCGAAGTCCATCGGCATGACGCCGGGCGCGACGTTGCGCCGGGTCGTTCTTCCGCAGGCGATGCGCGTGATCATCCCGCCGACCGGCAACGACTTCATCAACATGCTCAAGGGCACGTCGATGGCGTCGGTGATCGGCGTGACCGAGCTGATCCACGCGGCCAACAACATCTCGTCCAACAACCTGCTGGTGATGGAGACGCTCATCGCGGCGGCGATCTGGTACATGGTCGTGGTGACGGTGGCGGGCATCGGCCAGCACTACCTTGAACGTTCGTTCGGGGCGGCCGACCGGAGTCCGGTCGCGCGGGTCGGGAAGGCGTTCAAGGGGATGCCGCTGGTGAGGGGTGCGCGTGTCTGA
- a CDS encoding amino acid ABC transporter ATP-binding protein, with translation MSEPLLKAVGVRKNYGHTEVLKGIDLEVRKGQVVCLLGPSGAGKSTFLRCLNHLETIDGGQVWVDGEPIGFKLRGGKLYELREKDVARQRRDIGMVFQRFNLFGHRTALENVVEGPVRVLGVDPDKARKEALDLLDRVGLADRAGAYPGQLSGGQQQRVAIARSLAMKPKLMLFDEPTSALDPELVGEVLAVMGTLAREGMTMVVVTHEMAFAAEAADEVVFLADGAVVETGPPERVLKSPDHERTRQFLARVLS, from the coding sequence GTGTCTGAACCGTTGCTGAAAGCTGTCGGGGTCCGCAAGAACTACGGGCACACCGAGGTGCTCAAGGGCATCGACCTGGAGGTCCGCAAAGGACAGGTGGTGTGCCTGCTCGGACCGTCGGGAGCGGGGAAGAGCACGTTTCTGCGCTGCCTCAACCATCTCGAGACGATCGACGGCGGCCAGGTCTGGGTGGACGGCGAGCCGATCGGGTTCAAGCTCCGCGGCGGCAAGCTGTACGAGCTGCGGGAGAAGGACGTCGCCCGGCAGCGCCGGGACATCGGCATGGTCTTCCAGCGCTTCAACCTGTTCGGGCACCGGACCGCGCTGGAGAACGTGGTCGAGGGACCGGTGCGGGTGCTCGGCGTGGACCCGGACAAGGCGCGGAAAGAGGCGCTGGACCTGCTCGACCGCGTCGGGCTCGCGGACCGGGCGGGCGCGTACCCGGGGCAGCTGTCCGGCGGGCAGCAGCAGCGCGTCGCGATCGCGCGGTCGCTGGCGATGAAGCCGAAGCTCATGCTGTTCGACGAGCCGACGTCCGCGCTGGACCCGGAGCTGGTCGGGGAGGTGCTCGCGGTGATGGGTACGTTGGCTCGGGAGGGGATGACGATGGTGGTCGTGACGCACGAGATGGCCTTCGCCGCGGAGGCCGCCGACGAGGTGGTCTTCCTCGCCGACGGCGCGGTGGTCGAAACGGGGCCGCCCGAACGCGTGCTGAAGTCCCCGGACCACGAGCGGACGCGGCAGTTCCTCGCGCGGGTCCTCTCGTGA
- a CDS encoding aminotransferase class V-fold PLP-dependent enzyme, with protein MTRIPPRYLLQFDEPAGYLDFARFGPPSHIVLDTTARLLEATTKAGPSTVDELMRQEIRAKAAAARLCGSDTDHTVLLPHTSLGLFQAAFNSHGEVLVSAAEFPANTYPWARAEQAGRVRMRRLEGGYVTADRLADALTPETAVVSVSAVDFRTGYRADLAALREVVGDRLLVVDGIQGFGVIDAPWEVADVLVVGGQKWLRAGWGTGFAVLSDRALARMDPILSGWTGARDPGLFDNEIHPADPTAASWSISNLSPVTSGAFAAALELVEETGVAAIANRIGERVGELEEVLRSFGAEIVSATERRAGILAFSLPDKPAEQVGAALTAAGIAATVRPEHVRLSPHASTPAAAADLVRDALETLLRPRRVVPVASASGTATHELLTALIPAVDGLAAMLGPGNEVLLHDLSKLPDSIVAIAGKLTGRSVGGPMTDLLLGLVRRGTTQDLTNYRTHSPDGREIRSSTLFLRDAEGTAIGCLCVNSELPAAAQTSEERREETFLPDVDSLQRFLVGRAIGKSGIPVELMKKRHKSAVVRELDEAGYFLIKDAVDHLAGQLEVTRYTIYNYLNEIRAG; from the coding sequence GTGACCCGGATCCCGCCCCGGTACCTGCTCCAGTTCGACGAGCCCGCGGGCTACCTGGACTTCGCGCGGTTCGGGCCGCCGTCGCACATTGTCTTAGACACCACCGCGCGGCTGCTGGAGGCGACGACCAAGGCCGGTCCGTCCACTGTGGACGAGCTGATGCGGCAGGAGATCCGCGCGAAAGCGGCGGCCGCGCGGCTCTGCGGCAGCGACACCGACCACACCGTGCTGCTCCCGCACACCAGCCTCGGTCTGTTCCAGGCCGCGTTCAACAGCCACGGCGAAGTGCTCGTGTCGGCCGCGGAATTCCCGGCCAACACGTATCCGTGGGCGCGTGCCGAACAGGCCGGGCGGGTGCGGATGCGGCGGCTGGAAGGCGGTTACGTCACCGCCGACCGGCTCGCGGACGCGCTCACTCCGGAAACCGCTGTCGTTTCGGTGAGCGCGGTCGATTTCCGCACTGGCTACCGGGCCGATCTCGCCGCGCTGCGCGAGGTGGTCGGCGACCGGCTGCTGGTGGTCGACGGGATCCAGGGCTTCGGGGTGATCGACGCGCCGTGGGAAGTCGCCGACGTGCTCGTGGTCGGCGGGCAGAAGTGGTTGCGCGCGGGCTGGGGCACCGGATTCGCCGTGCTGTCCGACCGGGCGCTCGCGCGAATGGACCCGATCCTCTCCGGGTGGACCGGCGCGCGCGATCCCGGCTTGTTCGACAACGAGATCCACCCGGCCGACCCGACCGCGGCCAGCTGGTCGATCTCGAACCTCAGCCCGGTCACGTCCGGCGCCTTCGCGGCGGCGCTCGAACTGGTCGAGGAAACGGGCGTCGCGGCGATCGCGAACCGGATCGGCGAACGCGTCGGCGAACTCGAAGAAGTGCTGCGTTCGTTCGGTGCGGAGATCGTGTCGGCGACTGAGCGGCGGGCCGGGATTCTCGCGTTCTCGTTGCCGGACAAACCCGCGGAGCAGGTCGGGGCGGCGTTGACGGCGGCGGGGATCGCGGCGACGGTCCGTCCGGAACACGTCCGGTTGTCGCCGCACGCGTCGACCCCGGCGGCGGCTGCTGACCTGGTGCGGGATGCGTTGGAAACGCTGCTGCGGCCTCGCCGGGTCGTGCCGGTCGCGTCGGCTTCGGGCACGGCGACGCATGAGCTGCTCACCGCGCTGATTCCGGCGGTGGACGGGCTGGCGGCGATGCTCGGTCCGGGCAACGAGGTGCTGCTGCACGACCTGTCGAAGCTGCCGGATTCGATCGTCGCGATCGCGGGGAAGCTCACCGGCCGCTCGGTCGGCGGGCCGATGACGGATCTGCTGCTCGGGCTCGTCCGGCGGGGCACGACGCAGGATCTGACCAACTACCGCACGCACAGTCCGGACGGGCGCGAGATCCGTTCGTCCACGCTGTTTCTGCGCGACGCCGAGGGTACCGCGATCGGGTGTTTGTGCGTGAACAGCGAACTTCCGGCCGCGGCGCAGACGTCCGAGGAACGGAGGGAGGAGACGTTCCTGCCCGACGTCGACAGCCTGCAGCGGTTCCTCGTCGGACGCGCGATCGGGAAGTCCGGGATTCCGGTGGAGCTGATGAAGAAGCGGCACAAATCGGCGGTGGTGCGCGAGCTGGACGAGGCCGGGTACTTCCTGATCAAGGACGCGGTCGACCATCTGGCCGGGCAGCTCGAGGTGACGCGCTACACGATTTACAACTATCTCAATGAGATCCGGGCTGGGTAG